TTATACTCGTACAGTTTCACCCGCTGAATACTGCAAGTCTGTCCGCTCAAATGCATATGCCGCCCCTGGTGACTTTGATCGCCGTTCATACGCCGGCCGCGCACCCATCGGCCGTCCCGGAATTCACCTTCTTCCATTTTTCCGATTCCCGCCCGGACGCCCTCTGTCTGAGAGTTAAAGGTAATGACAATGCCGCTGCCGGCAACAAGAAATTCACCCGGCGCCAGTTCGATGATCATACCGCCAAAGCGCGGAGTGGCGTCACCCGGCATCCGGGGCGCGTAGGGCCAGGTGTATTCGTGTCGGACATGAAAGCGAAAATCACCCGGTTCGCGCAAATGCGGTCCGGCCGGTAATTGCGTGATAGCGAAAAAAACAATCAGGATAAAAAGCCGTAACCGTACCATGATGAAGGTCCTTTGTTTTTAAACTCTATATTCTGTTAGACATCAATGAAACACCGGATCATTACCGCTATACTCAAACCAGTCATAGATTGCCTCGTTCTGAACCGTCTCGCCCAGAGAGGTGGTGTACATGCCGAACACCGCCCCAACGAATCCGCCCGCGACTTGAGTGCTGAGAAACGAGGCATCCACTCTGTCTTTGAGCAGAGTCCAGTCCGGTTTGTCGGCGTCTGCGGCCCAGGAGAACGAATAGGAATTCTCATGCGTGCCGATGCGCAGCAGCAGATTTTGTCTCTGCACGTCCTCCGGCAGCGCAGCGGATTGCAAAAGTTTCATTCCGGACGATGATTCGGGATCGGATTGAAACAGCTGCACCACCATGTCGCTGTCTTTTATCGATTGACAGAGATAATAAAAATGCGTTTCGTTCTGAAAAATGATTAATCCGGCTTTTTCGTTCGACGCCTGCGGTGTAAAGTTCAGCGATACCGAAGCATTGCAGTCCATATGTTGCTGCCGATGGGCGATCAAACTCGGATTGGCGGTTCCGGAGCAGGTCTCCGGGCGCAAATCCATCGCCAGCTGACCGGGATGTCGGTTAAGACTATGCCAGGTCTGATGAGGCGTGCGCAGGAACAGATAACTGGGGTGCAACAGAGAATCCGTAAACTCGTCGCGAAACATAAAATTGCCGCTGTACGGCCTCGCATCGGCGTTCCATTCGGGCAGGTCGGGCCGTGGATAGCTGTATTGCACTTTTTCATAATCCGGATTAATCACCGGCCAGCCATCGATCCATTGGACCGGCGCCATAAAGGTTTCGCGGCCGGTGTTGTAATAGCCTTTTTCAAACGGCGGATATGGCCGGCAGCCCAGGAACACGGCCCACCAGTCACCGGCAGGTGTCTGCACCATATCAGCATGACCGGTGCAGGTGACCGGATAGTCGCGCGACGGATCCAGGTGCCGCTGGGTGAGAATGGGATTGTGGTCGTAAGGCTCATAGGGTCCCTGAACCGTCTGACTGCGAAAAATCACCTCGGAATGATCTTCAGCGGTGCCGCCTTCGGCCGCCATCAGATAATAGGCGCCGTTGATCTTGTAAAGATGCGGCGCTTCGATCCACACCGGTTCCTCGCTGATATCCACGCCGCCGTTGACCAGAATGGTCTCCGGCCCGACGGTTTTCAGAGATTCGGGATCAAACTCGCGCATGCGCAGGGTGCGGTGCCCGGAGTATAATGGCTGATCGTCCGGCGCCACGCTGTTGTAGATAATATACGCCTTGCCGTCATCATCAAAAAACAGGGAGGGGTCAATGCCATTGATATCCGGCAGCCAGACGGGATTCGACCAGTCCCCCGCCGGGTCCTCTGCAGTGACCACAAAATTGCCGCCCGCATCCACCAGGGTGCAGACCACGTAAAACGTGCCCTGATGATAGCTGATGGCCGGCGCGAAAATACCACGCGACACCCCGAGTCCACTCAAATCCATCTGCTCCGGCCGCTCCATGACGCTGCCCAGCTGTTTCCAGTTCACCAGATCACGACTGTGAAACAGCGGAATGCCGGGAAAATAGCTGAAACTGGAATTGACCAGGTAATACTCCTCCCCGACCCGGCAAATGCTCGGATCCGGATAAAATCCCGCCAACACGGGATTGGTAAAAGTTGCCGGGTCCTGCTCTGTAACCGCACAGGCTGTTATCAAAACGGCAAACAACAAACCGATAATCCTTATCATCTCTCACCTCTTTTATGACATTTCGATTGAAAACTGAACCGATTTAATATGATCATTTTTTTCAATAAAGTCAAGCAAGACATCAGGGCAGAATGCAAATCCAGCAGTCGGTGGTGTGAAGCAAAGAGATTAGAATTATCGCTCTCATCCTACAATCTCTCTCAGAACCGATAGCGTCCGTCAGCTGGCAGACGCTATCATTGAGCGGTACTCGTCTGAAAAAAAGCAGTTGGACTGCGGCTTGGGTGTTGAATGCGAGGTGGATTATCTGTTTATGCCGTGTGCCGGGATGGACCCCCGACACGATCCGGAACAACAGC
This genomic window from candidate division KSB1 bacterium contains:
- a CDS encoding glycoside hydrolase family 43 protein, translating into MIRIIGLLFAVLITACAVTEQDPATFTNPVLAGFYPDPSICRVGEEYYLVNSSFSYFPGIPLFHSRDLVNWKQLGSVMERPEQMDLSGLGVSRGIFAPAISYHQGTFYVVCTLVDAGGNFVVTAEDPAGDWSNPVWLPDINGIDPSLFFDDDGKAYIIYNSVAPDDQPLYSGHRTLRMREFDPESLKTVGPETILVNGGVDISEEPVWIEAPHLYKINGAYYLMAAEGGTAEDHSEVIFRSQTVQGPYEPYDHNPILTQRHLDPSRDYPVTCTGHADMVQTPAGDWWAVFLGCRPYPPFEKGYYNTGRETFMAPVQWIDGWPVINPDYEKVQYSYPRPDLPEWNADARPYSGNFMFRDEFTDSLLHPSYLFLRTPHQTWHSLNRHPGQLAMDLRPETCSGTANPSLIAHRQQHMDCNASVSLNFTPQASNEKAGLIIFQNETHFYYLCQSIKDSDMVVQLFQSDPESSSGMKLLQSAALPEDVQRQNLLLRIGTHENSYSFSWAADADKPDWTLLKDRVDASFLSTQVAGGFVGAVFGMYTTSLGETVQNEAIYDWFEYSGNDPVFH
- a CDS encoding DUF5597 domain-containing protein, translated to MVRLRLFILIVFFAITQLPAGPHLREPGDFRFHVRHEYTWPYAPRMPGDATPRFGGMIIELAPGEFLVAGSGIVITFNSQTEGVRAGIGKMEEGEFRDGRWVRGRRMNGDQSHQGRHMHLSGQTCSIQRVKLYEYK